The window TCTAATGGGAGGAAGCTTTGCTAAGCCCCCCGATTTTGTTTTTAAGTTGTTTGCTCTCATTATTCATACCTTTATAGGCTACTTCGATACCTTGTTGCTCGAATTTTGCTTCTATTTTATCGAGTGCATTAATCGCAGAGTCGTCCCAAAGGTGAGCCTGAGAAAGATCTAGTACCACTCGATCAATCTCTTGGTTGTAATCGAATCTTTTCGGTAATTCCGAAACTGAAGCGAAGAACAATTGCCCATGGATCGCATAAATCTTTTCAGTTTGAGCATCGTTCATTTTTTCTTCAATTGATACTTTCGAAATTTTAGCTGCGAAGAAGATCGCGCTTAGTAAAACCCCTGCTAATACACCTTTAGATAAATCGTGTGTGATGACAACTGTACCAACAGTAACTACCATTACAGTGGCGTCCGATTTTGGTACGCGGTGAATGTTAGTGAGAGAGCTCCAATCGAACGTACCGATCGAAACCATGATCATAACCCCTGCTAAGGCTGCCATCGGAATCTGAACGACGACATTACCTAATGCAATAATCAAGAACATCAGGAAGACTCCGGCAACAAGAGAGGATAGACGTCCTGTCCCACCTGATTTCACGTTGATGACCGACTGTCCGATCATCGCACAACCAGCCATACCACCAAAGAAACCTGTAACGACGTTAGCGTAACCTTGTCCGCGACATTCTTTGTTCTTATCACTTTCTGTATCTGTCATATCATCAACAATCGACGCTGTTAATAAAGTCTCCAATTGTCCAACAATCGTTAATGCCAACGCATAAGGGAAGATAATTGCTAGAGTTTCAAATGTTAAAGGAATTTGTGGCAACATGAACATTGGTAATGTTTGAGTCAATGAGCCTAAATCCCCTACAGTTTTCACGCCAAAGTTGGCAAAGATTGCAATAGCTGTTACCACTACGATTGCAACTAGGGTTGAAGGAACTGCTTTAGTAATCTTCGGTAAAATATAAATGATTGCTAGAGTAAGTGCGACTAACGCATACATGATCCATGTTTCACCAACAAAATGTTGTAGTTGGGAAGTGAAAATCAGAATCGCAAGAGCATTTACGAAGCCAATCATGACTGAGCGCGGCACGAACTTCATCACTTTTGATAATTTGAAGACACCAAATAAAATCTGTAGAATCCCTGTTAAAATAGTTGCTGCTAATAAATATTCCAAACCATAATCTGCAACTAATGTAATCATCAGAAGTGCCATGGCACCAGTAGCTGCAGAAATCATTCCTGGTCGACCGCCAACGAAGGCAATCACCACGGCGATACAAAAGGAGGCATACAGGCCGACCATTGGGTCTACACCTGCAATGATGGAAAAAGCAATTGCTTCAGGAATCAAAGCTAACGCTACCACCATGCCTGCTAATATATCTCCTCTTACGTTTCCAAACCATTCTCGTTTAATTGTTTCTAAATTCAATTCTCCACCTCTTCTTTAGTATTTGTTCTCCGTGCAAGCAAACAGAATAATCTTAGCACAGGAATGGTTTTTTTGGAAATCGTCATGTAAG of the Halalkalibacillus sediminis genome contains:
- a CDS encoding SulP family inorganic anion transporter; this translates as MNLETIKREWFGNVRGDILAGMVVALALIPEAIAFSIIAGVDPMVGLYASFCIAVVIAFVGGRPGMISAATGAMALLMITLVADYGLEYLLAATILTGILQILFGVFKLSKVMKFVPRSVMIGFVNALAILIFTSQLQHFVGETWIMYALVALTLAIIYILPKITKAVPSTLVAIVVVTAIAIFANFGVKTVGDLGSLTQTLPMFMLPQIPLTFETLAIIFPYALALTIVGQLETLLTASIVDDMTDTESDKNKECRGQGYANVVTGFFGGMAGCAMIGQSVINVKSGGTGRLSSLVAGVFLMFLIIALGNVVVQIPMAALAGVMIMVSIGTFDWSSLTNIHRVPKSDATVMVVTVGTVVITHDLSKGVLAGVLLSAIFFAAKISKVSIEEKMNDAQTEKIYAIHGQLFFASVSELPKRFDYNQEIDRVVLDLSQAHLWDDSAINALDKIEAKFEQQGIEVAYKGMNNESKQLKNKIGGLSKASSH